Proteins encoded by one window of Salvia splendens isolate huo1 chromosome 7, SspV2, whole genome shotgun sequence:
- the LOC121741503 gene encoding sm-like protein LSM1B, which produces MSSSMSWAEPADVYLSTSLASYLDKKLLVLLRDGRKLLGILRSFDQFANVVLEGACERLIVGDLYCDIPLGLYVMRGENVVLIGELDPLKMELPPNMVRVSEPEIRSAQKVEREASELMGTMKKRMDFLDMD; this is translated from the exons ATGAGTTCATCAATGTCTTGGGCGGAACCAGCGGATGTCTATCTCTCTACTTCTCTTGCCAGTTATCTTGACA AGAAACTTCTTGTGTTACTTCGAGATGGACGGAAACTTTTAGGGATTCTTCGATCGTTTGATCAGTTTG CTAATGTTGTCCTAGAAGGTGCATGTGAGCGTCTTATCGTTGGTGATCTATATTGCGACATTCCATTAGGTCTATATGTAATGCGTGGAGAAAATGTTGTTTTGATTGGGGAGCTG GACCCACTAAAGATGGAACTACCCCCAAATATGGTTCGTGTTTCAGAACCAGAGATAAGAAGT GCACAAAAAGTGGAGAGGGAGGCGTCGGAGCTCATGGGTACCATGAAAAAGAGGATGGATTTCCTTGATATGGATTGA
- the LOC121741502 gene encoding transmembrane protein 87A-like: MLRLSSGIPTLRLAAVALLLCTLRIKASVHEYTGERFAAKGNAFVVHGGSEGIYSSAPSLNESSPGNSFIRFERIVFHRPLDLSNFSSESIHAVVFEVDDRDTIGGSAYGGQRALCCSADLAKLGVCKQGQIIYRPSTNNPGWPQVFGVSFDIDTTDATLQPISLQITKTGMYNLYFIHCDPRLKEVYVEGKSVWKNPTGYLPGRMAPLMRFYGFMSLAFVLLGVFWFSQYARFWKEVLPLQNCITLVITLGMFEMALWYFDYAEFNETGTRPTGITLWAVTFGTVKRTVARLVLLIVSMGYGVVRPTLGGLTSKVMLLGGTFFLASEILEIIENVGTVSDRSGKARLFFVLPVAILDAFFILWIFTSLSSTLNKLQARRLTAKLDIYRKFTNALAVAVIVSVGWICYELYFKSNDVYNELWQNAWIIPAFWQVLSFSLLCVICALWAPSQNSMRYAYSSEDAEEEFDKDDTLKLIKPSQLVPKDVRSPEFDTPTSGNGSPHSDLEQEKTA; this comes from the exons ATGCTGCGCTTGAGCTCCGGAATCCCCACCCTGCGCCTCGCTGCGGTGGCGCTGCTGCTATGCACTCTACGCATCAAGGCGTCGGTGCACGAGTACACCGGAGAGAGATTCGCCGCCAAAGGAAATGCGTTCGTCGTTCACGGAGGCAGCGAGGGGATTTACTCTTCTGCCCCCAGTCTCAACGAGTCCTCCCCCGGAAACTCTTTTATCCG ATTTGAAAGGATAGTATTCCATAGGCCGTTGGATCTCTCCAATTTCAGCTCAGAATCTATTCATGCCGTTGTATTTGAGGTCGACGACAGGGACACAATTGGAGGTTCTGCATATGGAGGTCAGAGAGCTCTATGCTGCTCAGCAGACCTAGCAAAGCTTGGAGTCTGCAAGCAAGGTCAAATCATTTACCGCCCTTCTACCAATAATCCAGGATGGCCACAAGTATTTGGTGTATCATTTGATATAGATACGACAGACGCCACTCTGCAGCCAATATCCCTGCAAATTACAAAAACTGGGATGTACAACCTGTATTTTATTCATTGTGATCCACGGCTTAAAGAGGTTTATGTTGAGGGGAAATCGGTATGGAAAAATCCTACCGGTTACCTACCTGGCAGAATGGCTCCACTCATGAGATTCTATGGGTTCATGTCTCTTGCATTTGTGCTGCTTGGGGTATTCTGGTTTTCGCAGTATGCAAGATTTTGGAAAGAAGTCCTTCCATTGCAAAACTGTATTACACTCGTGATAACACTGGGAATGTTTGAAATGGCCTTGTGGTACTTTGATTACGCTGAGTTTAATGAAACTGGAACCAGACCTACTGGGATCACTCTCTGGGCAGTCACTTTTGGGACGGTGAAACGTACGGTGGCACGACTAGTCCTTCTCATTGTTTCCATGGGTTATGGTGTTGTCAGACCTACCTTAGGCGGGCTTACATCAAAAGTTATGTTACTTGGAGGAACTTTCTTTCTTGCATCTGAAATACTTGAAATTATTGAAAATGTCGGTACTGTGAGTGACCGCTCAGGGAAGGCTAGACTATTTTTCGTCCTGCCGGTGGCAATTTTGGATGCTTTCTTCATTCTTTGGATATTTACCTCCCTCTCTTCCACCTTGAATAAGCTTCAG GCTAGGAGGTTGACTGCCAAGTTAGATATTTACAGGAAGTTCACCAATGCATTAGCGGTTGCAGTTATTGTGTCTGTTGGCTGGATTTGCTATGAG CTTTATTTCAAATCAAATGACGTATACAATGAGCTATGGCAGAATGCTTGGATCATCCCTGCGTTCTGGCAAGTACTGTCTTTCTCCCTATTATGCGTCATATGTGCTCTTTGGGCGCCGTCACAGAACTCAATGCG ATATGCTTATTCATCCGAGGATGCTGAGGAAGAGTTTGACAAAGATGACACTCTGAAACTCATAAAACCATCACAACTGGTCCCAAAGGATGTAAGGAGCCCAGAGTTTGACACTCCCACAAGCGGCAATGGTTCTCCCCATAGTGATCTTGAACAAGAAAAGACTGCCTAA
- the LOC121810449 gene encoding pollen receptor-like kinase 3, with the protein MVLLKGLYLSKNKFSGEIAADYFKPMAGLKKVWLSGNSFSGRIPASLFQLARLAELRLDNNQFSGPIPPPELPALMFLDVSNNNLEGEIPEGLMRFGTNAFKGNAGLVDPNVGLYGPSSRPGMSRMHMSFFMWFLMVAALLFLVVVVGIFAMKRRQERGGGVDECSSFHISSARRTDGVARTEGSASGSSTLHKEQRKYGKGMEIVMMNEEKGGFSMQDLMKSSAQVLSTGATSSSYKAMMPTGMTVVVKRIKENAKTGKKQFDDEMRRLGCLNHPNVCTLLAYHFRTNEKLLVCEYKPKASLLYQLQLHGTDTHSDLDWTTRLRILQGIARGLAYLHTELSSLDLPHGNLKSSNVLLTEQYEPHLSDYGLCLVISSSLASQTLAAYKAPEAILDHHISPKCDVYCLGIIILELLTGKVTSQFVNNGEGGVDVVQLAGSAIADEKEDELYDPHLEQTEKSKHEMKQLLHVGVACAENRPEQRLDMAEALRRIEGITVEGQSHEQTTIHIEDRSLREMVL; encoded by the exons ATGGTGCTGTTAAAGGGATTGTACCTCTCGAAGAACAAGTTTTCAGGGGAGATTGCAGCTGACTATTTCAAACCCATGGCCGGCCTCAAGAAGGTTTGGTTGTCGGGAAACAGCTTCTCGGGCCGGATTCCAGCCTCGTTGTTCCAGCTAGCTCGTTTGGCAGAGCTACGCCTGGATAACAACCAGTTTTCAGGGCCTATTCCCCCGCCCGAGCTACCAGCTCTCATGTTCTTGGACGTCTCCAATAATAACTTGGAAGGTGAGATCCCTGAGGGCCTGATGAGATTCGGGACGAATGCATTCAAGGGTAACGCGGGGCTTGTTGATCCTAATGTGGGGCTTTATGGGCCATCTTCACGGCCCGGGATGAGTCGCATGCACATGTCATTTTTCATGTGGTTCTTGATGGTGGCGGCACTGTTGttcttggtggtggtggttggtATCTTCGCGATGAAGAGGAGGCAGGAGAGGGGTGGTGGTGTAGACGAATGCTCTAGTTTCCACATATCGAGTGCTAGGAGGACCGATGGGGTGGCCCGTACGGAGGGGTCAGCCTCGGGCTCCTCCACGCTCCACAAGGAGCAGAGGAAATATGGGAAAGGGATGGAGATAGTGATGATGAATGAGGAGAAGGGTGGGTTCTcgatgcaggatctcatgaaaTCCTCGGCCCAAGTGCTGTCGACCGGGGCCACCAGCTCGTCCTACAAGGCCATGATGCCCACCGGGATGACCGTCGTGGTAAAGAGGATCAAAGAGAATGCTAAGACTGGGAAGAAACAATTTGATGACGAGATGAGAAGGCTTGGCTGTTTAAACCATCCAAATGTGTGCACACTCTTGGCCTATCACTTTCGCACTAATGAGAAGCTTTTGGTGTGCGAGTATAAACCTAAAGCCAGTCTCCTCTATCAATTGCAATTACACG GTACAGACACCCACTCCGACCTGGACTGGACAACAAGACTCAGGATACTTCAAGGCATTGCCAGGGGTCTGGCTTACCTTCATACCGAGCTCTCCTCCCTCGACCTCCCACACGGTAATCTCAAATCCAGCAATGTGCTTCTAACCGAACAATACGAGCCTCATCTCTCAGACTACGGGCTATGTCTGGTGATTAGCAGCAGCCTTGCTTCACAAACACTAGCAGCATACAAGGctccagaagcaattctggatcACCACATTTCACCAAAATGCGACGTCTATTGCTTAGGAATCATCATTCTTGAACTTCTTACTGGGAAAGTCACTTCTCAGTTTGTCAACAACGGAGAGGGTGGGGTCGATGTAGTCCAACTGGCGGGATCAGCCATTGCTGATGAGAAAGAGGACGAACTATATGATCCGCACCTGGAACAGACCGAAAAGTCCAAACATGAGATGAAGCAGCTTCTCCATGTCGGTGTTGCATGCGCCGAGAACAGACCTGAGCAGCGTTTGGACATGGCAGAGGCCCTTAGGCGGATAGAAGGGATAACAGTGGAGGGTCAATCCCATGAGCAGACGACCATCCACATCGAAGATCGATCCTTGAGGGAGATGGTGTTATGA